A window of Echeneis naucrates chromosome 13, fEcheNa1.1, whole genome shotgun sequence contains these coding sequences:
- the picalmb gene encoding phosphatidylinositol binding clathrin assembly protein b isoform X5, with protein MSGQSITDRITAAQHSVTGSAVSKTVCKATTHEIMGPKKKHLDYLIHCTNEMNVNIPQLADSLFERTTNTSWVVVFKSLITTHHLMVYGNERFVQYLASRNTLFNLSNFLDKSGLQGYDMSTFIRRYSRYLNEKAVSYRQVAFDFTKVKRGVDGVMRTMNTEKLLKTIPIIQNQMDALLDFNVNANELTNGVINAAFMLLFKDSIRLFAAYNEGIINLLEKYFDMKKTQCKEGLDIYKKFLTRMTRISEFLKVAEQVGIDRGDIPDLSQAPSSLLEALEQHLASLEGKKVKDSTAASRASTLSNAVSSLASTGMSFTKVDEREKQAALEEEQARLKALKEQRLKELSKRPSFTTTDTSPISTTGGTISTAPAIDLFSTPSCSNGAVKMESDLFDLQSTFQPSMQSGSTGLPVATAWAGYSAPQGPPQQSAGGLQVDFESVFGVKATGTNSVSSDDITGGILKPTLAGSNQPSSQQPEKLVSDDLDSSLANLVGNLGIGNGTMKNDIHWSQPGEKRMTGGTNWQPKAAPTTTWNPVSMQPSVMAFPATTPTGMMGYGMPPQIGSMGMMNPPAMMYSQPVMRPPNPFGSVSSAQPSAASSPSSQSPLRVPGQDPFAHLSLKDFL; from the exons ATGTCGGGGCAGAGCATTACGGACCGGATAACTGCAGCCCAGCACAGTGTAACGGGATCCGCCGTGTCCAAAACTGTGTGCAAGGCCACAACTCACGAAATAATGGGCCcgaaaaagaaacatttggatT ATTTGATCCACTGTACCAACGAGATGAACGTCAACATTCCCCAGCTGGCCGACTCACTGTTTGAGAGGaccaccaacaccagctgggtGGTTGTGTTTAAGTCACTCATCACCACGCACCATCTCATGGTCTACGGCAACGAG CGTTTCGTCCAGTACTTGGCTTCAAGGAATACACTTTTCAACCTCAGTAATTTTTTGGACAAAAGTGGATTACAAG GCTATGACATGTCCACATTTATCAGGAGGTATAGTCGATACCTGAATGAGAAAGCTGTTTCCTACAGACAGGTTGCGTTCGACTTCACTAAAGTGAAACGCGG AGTGGACGGTGTGATGAGAACCATGAAtacagagaagctgctgaagACCATTCCTATTATTCAGAACCAGATGGATGCTCTTCTTGATTTCAAT GTCAATGCCAATGAACTGACTAATGGAGTCATCAACGCAGCCTTCATGCTCCTCTTCAAAGACTCCATCCGACTCTTTGCTGCTTACAACGAAGGCATCATCAACTTGCTTG AGAAATACTTTGACATGAAAAAGACTCAGTGTAAAGAAGGACTGGACATTTACAAGAAGTTTCTCACCAGAATGACTCGGATATCAGAGTTCCTCAAAGTAGCAGAG CAAGTGGGAATCGATCGAGGCGACATTCCTGACCTTTCACAG GCTCCCAGTAGCCTTCTGGAAGCTCTGGAGCAACATTTGGCCTCTTTAGAGGGCAAGAAGGTCAAAGACTCAACTGCAGCCAGCAG GGCCAGCACTCTCTCAAATGCTGTCTCATCGTTGGCCAGCACGGGTATGTCTTTCACTAAAGTGGATGAGCGAGAGAAGCAGGCAGCTCTGGAAGAGGAACAGGCTCGACTCAAAGCTCTGAAG GAACAGAGGCTTAAGGAGCTCTCCAAAAGGCCTTCCTTCACTACTACTGATACGTCACCTATCTCTACCACCGGTGGCACGATCAGCACAGCACCAGCCATCGACCTCTTCTCAACACCCAGCTGCTCCAATGG TGCAGTGAAGATGGAGAGTGACCTTTTTGACCTGCAGTCAACTTTCCAGCCCTCCATGCAGTCAGGCTCAACAGGGCTTCCAGTGGCAACGGCATGGGCAG GATACTCAGCACCACAGGGCCCTCCGCAGCAGTCGGCAGGGGGACTCCAAGTGGACTTTGAGTCAGTATTTGGAGTCAAAGCCACAGGCACTAACAGCGTCAGTTCTGATG ATATTACTGGAGGCATCCTAAAACCAACTCTAGCTGGATCCAACCAGCCGTCCAGTCAGCAGCCAGAGAAGCTGGTGTCAGATGACCTTGACTCCTCCCTGGCAAACCTTGTCGGCA ACCTTGGCATTGGAAACGGGACAATGAAAAA TGACATCCACTGGAGCCAGCCGGGGGAGAAGAGGATGACCGGTGGCACCAACTGGCAGCCCAAGGCGGCGCCAACCACGACCTGGAACCCCGTCTCCATG cAACCGTCAGTCATGGCCTTCCCTGCCACTACACCCACTGGCATGATGGGATATGGCATG CCTCCACAGATCGGCTCAATGGGGATGATGAACCCACCAGCTATGATGTACAGCCAGCCTGTGATGAGGCCACCCAACCCCTTTGGCTCCGTGTCTAGTGCTCAG CCCTCCGCAGCCTCTAGTCCTTCCAGCCAGAGTCCTCTTCGAGTCCCTGGACAGGACCCGTTTGCACACCTCTCTCTCAAGGATTTCTTGTAG